Genomic window (Planococcus sp. MSAK28401):
CCCGCAACCGCAAACGGCCGGACTCGCCAGGAAGAAAATTCCAAAGCGCTATTATTCTTGGGCTGACGATTTCCGCTGTCCATTATATCGGGATGCAGGCGGTCAGCTATTCTACTTTACCGACAGGAACAGCTTCCTTTAACGATATGGGCTTGGCTTTTGTTATATCAGCACTGATTCTATTATTGCTGGCCATTGCCGGTTATTTGGCGTTCCTTGACCGTAAACAATTAATCAACGAACAACTTTATTTGAGCAAGATCCGCGAAAGCGAACGGCGTTTCCGCAAACTTGCGGAAATGTCTACAGAAGCAATTGCCATTCACAGCGGCGGAAAGCTATTGTATGTCAACAATGCCTGCTTGCAAATGTTTGATGAAACCGATGCAGATAAATTGATCGGCACTGCCGTACTCGATTATGTCCACCCCCAATACCGTGAAATAGCGAAGTCACGCATTGCCTCCATGAATCAGGGGCTCAGCACTCCGCCCGCAGAACAAGTATGGGTTACGCCGAAAGGCACAACACATGAAGTCGAAGTGACCGGCATGGGGATAGAGTTCGAAGGTGAAGCAGCCGTGCAGCTATTGATTCGTGATATTACAGAACAAAAGAAAGTTGCACGCGAACTTGAATACAATCGCCAACGCTACGAATCGCTGTTTCAAAACAATTCGGATGGCATCTTTTCCTTGGATCCTGCTGGAAAACTTGTTGATACGAATGTCTCTTTTGAGCGCCTGCTCGGCTATAGCAGCGACGAACTCACCTCAGTGCCATTGCGTGAATTGATTGAAGAATGCCAACTGGATGCCACGAGAGTAAAGTTCCTGCTTGCGCTTGAAGGCATCACGCAACATTATGAAACACTCGGCATCCACAAATCCGGCCATCGTATTTCCTTGCGCGTCACCCACATGCCAATCGTGACGGACGGGACTGTCACCGGGGTTTACGGCATTGCCAAAGATATTTCAGCCGAAAAAAGAGCCCTCGCCCTCTTAGCGGAGAGCGAAGAGAAATACCGCTCGTTGTTCGACTATAATTTGGACGCCGTTTTTGAATTGGATAACTCCGGACACTTCGTCCACGCCAATTCGATGACAGAGGAATTGAGCGATTATACGCGTGATGAACTGATCGGACTTACATTCGCTCCGCTCATTGCAGAAAATCTTGAGCGTGTGCAAGGCTTTTTCCTCTTGGCTCTTTCAGGGGAAGCTGTCAATTTCGAACAGCGCATCAAACGGAAAGACGGGGAAATCATCGAGGTGGATATCAATGCCGTGCCAAAACACAGGAACGGCGAAATCGATGGCGTCTTTGCCATCGTCCGTGACATTACGGAAAAAAAGGCGACCGAACAGGAAATCAACCGCCTCGCTTTCACCGATCAGCTGACAGGGCTTCCGAATCGCCATTGGTTTTATCAAAATATCCGCGAGGTTTTGGCACGAACTCAAGCGCAGAACCAGAAAATCGCCGTGCTTTTAGTGGATTTCGATGACTTTAAAAACGTTAATGACCTGCTTGGGCATTTCGGCGGTGACCAATTCTTGAAAATTGTCGCCAACCGCATCCACTCCTGTCTTGGTCCCAAGGACGCCATCTCACGTTTTGGCGGCGATGAATTCATTATCGTCTCGGAAAATACGACCGAGCCTCAAGCCCATGCGCTTGCCCAAACGATTCTTCGCGTAATGCGTGAGCCGGTTCAACTGCTCGGACAGGAATTTTCGGTGACTTTAAGCATCGGCATCGCTTTCCAGAAAGGTTCAGAAAGTGACGGAGAAGAACTGATTAAGGAAGCCGATTTCGCGATGTATTCAGCAAAGGAAAACGGAAAGAATAATGTACAGGTATTTACGCACGAACTCGACAGTCAAATGACACGCAAAAGCCAGATGGAACAAGCGCTGAAAAAAGCAATCGATGAGCAGCAATTCGCGCTCCACTACCAGCCGCAAATCAATTTGGCGAGCGGCGAAGTCATCGGCTACGAAGCGCTGCTGCGCTGGCAATCGCCGTTCGGCAATGTACCGCCATCTGAATTCATCCCGATCGCAGAAGAAACCGGTTTGATTGTGCCGATCGGGGAATGGGCGCTCCGCCAAGCTTGCCGGGACAGCAAAGAGTTTTGCGCACTTGGCCATGCGGCGGAGAAAATTTCGGTCAATGTCTCGGCGCGCCAATTCAAGGACCCGGACTTCAGCGAAAAAGTGCAAGCCATCTTCGAACACGAACAAGTCGACCCCCGGCGCTTTGAAATCGAAATTACGGAAAGCGTCATGCTCGACATCGAACAATCTTCACGCATTATCTGCGAGCTGAAAGCGCTCGGTTTGCGCATCGCCATCGATGATTTCGGCGCTGGCTATTCGTCGCTGAACGTTGTCAAAAATGTCGAAATCGATACCTTGAAAATCGATAAATCCTTAATCGATGAAGTGCTCATCAACCGGCGCAACTTGTTCATCCTCGCCGCCATCATCGAGGTGGGGAAAAACCTCGATGCCTGCATCGTCATCGAAGGCATCGAGCTTGAAGAACAGGCAGAGCTGTTGAGACCTTTCGGCATACTCGGACAAGGCTATCTATTCAGCCGGCCGCTGCCGCCGGGCAGTCTCGATGACTTCCTCAGCGAGTCCGATTATATTACGGCAAGCACCCCAGCAAAACTCTTAGAATAATAAAAAAGGCGCGCAGCTTAAACGGCTGCGCGCCTTTTTTGTGTCCGGTTAATCTTTACGCGTGTATTTGCGCACTGCCGGCAAAATCTCTGTCGACAAGAGTTCGAGATTGCGCTCGAGGCGCTCCATCGGCACACCGCCGAAATCCATTTGGGCGATATAGCGCTGATGGCCATAGAGTTCGTGCTGATACAAAATCTTTTCGATGATCTGCTGGGGGCTGCCGATGTTCATGACGCTTTCTTTCGTCGCGCCGTGCTGGAACGCTTCCTGTGGATAACCG
Coding sequences:
- a CDS encoding bifunctional diguanylate cyclase/phosphodiesterase; amino-acid sequence: MPLEFARLVFMAFSVLTATAASYIALLLIGRIADRSRKHPLWWVGGSSLVFGTGIFSMHFIGILTYHSAAPVQYDPILLSISLLGAIGAAFPAFYVLQTSHPPKSHLYFSGFAIGFGVLFMHYIGDAAAQVPGDPQFNLMPFLLSIAVAFVFSFAALRIFSRNRKRPDSPGRKFQSAIILGLTISAVHYIGMQAVSYSTLPTGTASFNDMGLAFVISALILLLLAIAGYLAFLDRKQLINEQLYLSKIRESERRFRKLAEMSTEAIAIHSGGKLLYVNNACLQMFDETDADKLIGTAVLDYVHPQYREIAKSRIASMNQGLSTPPAEQVWVTPKGTTHEVEVTGMGIEFEGEAAVQLLIRDITEQKKVARELEYNRQRYESLFQNNSDGIFSLDPAGKLVDTNVSFERLLGYSSDELTSVPLRELIEECQLDATRVKFLLALEGITQHYETLGIHKSGHRISLRVTHMPIVTDGTVTGVYGIAKDISAEKRALALLAESEEKYRSLFDYNLDAVFELDNSGHFVHANSMTEELSDYTRDELIGLTFAPLIAENLERVQGFFLLALSGEAVNFEQRIKRKDGEIIEVDINAVPKHRNGEIDGVFAIVRDITEKKATEQEINRLAFTDQLTGLPNRHWFYQNIREVLARTQAQNQKIAVLLVDFDDFKNVNDLLGHFGGDQFLKIVANRIHSCLGPKDAISRFGGDEFIIVSENTTEPQAHALAQTILRVMREPVQLLGQEFSVTLSIGIAFQKGSESDGEELIKEADFAMYSAKENGKNNVQVFTHELDSQMTRKSQMEQALKKAIDEQQFALHYQPQINLASGEVIGYEALLRWQSPFGNVPPSEFIPIAEETGLIVPIGEWALRQACRDSKEFCALGHAAEKISVNVSARQFKDPDFSEKVQAIFEHEQVDPRRFEIEITESVMLDIEQSSRIICELKALGLRIAIDDFGAGYSSLNVVKNVEIDTLKIDKSLIDEVLINRRNLFILAAIIEVGKNLDACIVIEGIELEEQAELLRPFGILGQGYLFSRPLPPGSLDDFLSESDYITASTPAKLLE